The following are encoded in a window of Paenibacillaceae bacterium GAS479 genomic DNA:
- a CDS encoding transcriptional regulator, TetR family produces the protein MSTETHDKYRLILQAAIEIISEKGLYNTSISDIVKKAGVAQGTFYLYFRSKNALIPAIAQNLITITMEKMKENSNKHTDFNGFLQTFIEAIYTITDEYKDVIVLCYSGLAIDHSMEIWESIYQPYYEWFETELKRGIEQGEIIEQTNMQWTSKLIINLVENAAERFYIGRDQDMTKEQSMTEVFHFVRRSLTVK, from the coding sequence GTGAGTACTGAAACGCATGACAAGTATAGGCTGATTTTACAGGCAGCCATCGAGATCATTTCAGAGAAAGGTTTGTACAACACTTCTATCTCTGACATCGTGAAAAAGGCCGGCGTAGCCCAAGGTACCTTTTATCTATACTTCCGTTCGAAGAATGCCTTGATTCCAGCCATCGCGCAAAACCTGATAACGATCACGATGGAGAAGATGAAGGAGAACAGCAATAAACATACCGATTTTAACGGTTTTCTACAGACGTTTATCGAAGCGATCTACACTATTACGGACGAGTACAAAGACGTCATCGTGCTTTGTTATTCCGGTCTCGCAATCGATCATTCGATGGAGATATGGGAATCCATTTACCAACCGTATTACGAATGGTTCGAAACGGAGCTCAAGCGGGGCATTGAGCAAGGGGAAATTATTGAACAGACCAATATGCAATGGACGAGCAAGCTCATCATTAACTTGGTAGAGAACGCGGCGGAGCGATTCTATATTGGCCGGGACCAAGACATGACGAAGGAGCAGTCCATGACCGAGGTATTCCATTTTGTGCGCCGATCTTTGACAGTGAAGTAA
- a CDS encoding RNA polymerase, sigma subunit, ECF family produces the protein MDDQENQEYHAFFQEIYNIYHQPVFAFILTRVGQREIAKDLMQEAFLRAWKKIHVGYEIGREMCRFWIFRITKNLITDYYRQCTTRHKTESRMKQEAFLQRSFARSPEETYEIKRNVQRIEDAVRRLSEELRAVLILHLVGKMNSAEIGELLELPAGTVRYRISMARKRVLVELGENERIEEGVMVEQFGLE, from the coding sequence ATGGATGATCAAGAAAATCAAGAATACCATGCCTTCTTCCAAGAGATTTATAATATTTACCATCAGCCCGTATTTGCCTTTATTCTGACACGAGTCGGGCAAAGGGAAATTGCCAAAGACCTTATGCAGGAAGCATTTCTCCGGGCATGGAAAAAAATCCATGTAGGTTATGAGATAGGCAGGGAAATGTGTCGTTTCTGGATATTTCGGATCACAAAAAACCTGATTACCGATTATTATCGCCAGTGCACAACACGCCACAAAACAGAGAGCCGGATGAAACAAGAGGCTTTCTTACAGAGATCATTCGCTCGTTCTCCCGAAGAAACCTACGAAATCAAACGGAATGTTCAACGTATTGAGGATGCGGTTAGAAGGTTGTCAGAGGAACTGCGCGCTGTGCTTATTCTTCATCTGGTTGGCAAAATGAACAGTGCGGAGATCGGCGAGTTACTAGAACTACCAGCAGGCACGGTTAGATATCGAATCAGCATGGCCAGAAAACGTGTTCTGGTTGAACTGGGGGAAAATGAGCGGATAGAGGAGGGGGTTATGGTTGAACAGTTCGGATTGGAATGA
- a CDS encoding AraC-type DNA-binding protein: MKLPQEESTLLELLDNLQIRVQVAHRTQCSADWRDLDFVPEFNRLYFIMDGEGWLKVDGRECFPKQGQLCLMPAFVKQSYSALEERQPFNKYWCHFTAGVGPFDLFQWINAPLCIDVPDPERMQGLFAELDELHKRRSLVSVLKEKSVMLEIVSSFLEHIPVQVLKHRSDEMQRIRIIQDYVEAHLHESLSVNDMAGALHLHPNYFISYFKKHFGMPPAKYVNRKRLEKARLLLASTSLSIKEIAERAGFPDTHHFAKSFRKETGLSPTEYRSVYGSAP; encoded by the coding sequence ATGAAGCTACCTCAGGAAGAATCCACACTGCTTGAACTGCTCGACAATTTGCAGATTCGCGTGCAGGTCGCTCATCGTACCCAGTGCTCTGCAGATTGGCGGGATTTGGACTTTGTGCCTGAATTCAACCGGCTTTATTTCATTATGGATGGTGAAGGTTGGCTCAAAGTGGACGGCCGGGAATGCTTCCCGAAGCAAGGCCAGCTTTGCCTGATGCCGGCTTTTGTCAAACAATCCTATTCGGCTCTAGAGGAGCGACAGCCTTTTAACAAATACTGGTGCCATTTTACTGCCGGTGTTGGACCGTTTGATCTATTCCAATGGATTAACGCCCCTCTCTGCATCGATGTACCCGACCCGGAACGGATGCAAGGTTTGTTCGCCGAGCTGGACGAGTTGCATAAACGCCGCTCCCTCGTATCTGTTTTGAAAGAAAAATCTGTCATGCTGGAGATCGTTTCTTCCTTCCTGGAACATATTCCGGTGCAGGTGCTCAAACATCGCAGCGATGAAATGCAGCGGATTCGCATCATCCAGGATTATGTGGAGGCCCACCTGCATGAAAGTCTGAGCGTTAACGACATGGCGGGCGCTCTTCATCTTCACCCAAACTATTTCATTTCGTATTTCAAAAAACACTTCGGGATGCCTCCCGCTAAATACGTCAATCGTAAACGGCTGGAAAAGGCTCGGCTGCTGCTCGCCTCTACCAGCCTCAGTATCAAAGAAATTGCCGAGCGAGCCGGCTTTCCAGATACCCATCACTTTGCCAAGTCATTCCGCAAGGAGACGGGATTAAGTCCGACGGAATATCGCTCGGTTTATGGCTCCGCACCTTGA
- a CDS encoding HEAT repeat, giving the protein MTNSHKPLLLTDDQMKAFIRDGVLLLNTDFPRSFHDSLVAQLNDVYQEEGNPGNNILPRIRDLQKVFDHPVVTGALTSVLGPDYLLHTHRHGHFNASPQPGGWHKDSYWGYSRMRNHHPWWAMIMYFPQDTPLELGPTGIFPGTQFLESRIFDEENPAAEVTAQGEAGTFALIHYDVWHRSTANIIGQPRYMLKFEFMRTTAPAAPTWNNIDPIWTPWAEGNHEALDQSILWEENWNWLSGQIGSLTNTLPEDSEAIGQLTAKLAGPGEPTSLNAAYSLAASGIGGISALLEALRHEDNQISRKAAYGLSAAGQGAVAGLLKALGDPSNTVVIHAAFALGELRELAAAAIPQLAALLGDSSPEVRRQVIETLGLIGKPSEGIVPALIRGLRDEDVQTRFMAALSLLRLKSDAADAIPELAEALGDSNRYVRGHAAEALRYIDSPEARDILFRELFNLRWCSDTTKASTF; this is encoded by the coding sequence ATGACAAATTCTCACAAACCGTTATTGCTCACAGACGATCAAATGAAAGCTTTTATCCGCGATGGAGTGCTGCTGCTGAACACAGATTTCCCACGTTCCTTTCATGATAGTCTTGTCGCCCAGTTGAATGATGTGTATCAAGAAGAGGGTAATCCGGGCAACAACATCCTTCCACGAATTCGCGATTTGCAAAAGGTGTTCGACCACCCCGTTGTCACTGGCGCGCTTACGAGTGTGCTAGGTCCCGATTATTTGCTGCATACGCATCGTCATGGCCACTTCAACGCTTCCCCGCAGCCTGGAGGATGGCATAAGGATAGTTACTGGGGTTATAGCCGGATGCGCAATCATCATCCTTGGTGGGCAATGATCATGTATTTTCCGCAAGATACGCCTCTTGAGCTTGGGCCGACAGGCATTTTCCCAGGTACTCAGTTCCTTGAATCCCGAATTTTCGATGAGGAAAATCCCGCGGCTGAAGTAACGGCGCAAGGCGAGGCAGGCACATTTGCGCTGATTCATTATGATGTGTGGCATCGCTCAACTGCAAACATAATCGGCCAGCCAAGGTATATGCTGAAGTTCGAATTCATGAGGACGACAGCTCCAGCGGCTCCTACATGGAACAACATAGATCCGATCTGGACGCCATGGGCAGAAGGAAATCATGAAGCGCTCGATCAGTCGATCCTCTGGGAGGAAAATTGGAACTGGTTGTCCGGTCAAATCGGCAGCCTCACGAACACGCTGCCAGAAGATTCGGAAGCGATCGGGCAGCTGACTGCCAAGCTTGCTGGACCAGGTGAACCAACCTCTCTAAATGCCGCTTATAGCTTGGCTGCAAGTGGAATTGGCGGAATAAGCGCTCTGCTGGAAGCTTTGCGGCATGAAGATAATCAAATCTCCCGCAAGGCAGCATATGGTCTATCCGCAGCGGGCCAGGGGGCTGTTGCCGGTTTGTTGAAAGCACTAGGCGATCCTAGCAATACCGTTGTCATCCATGCCGCCTTTGCGCTTGGCGAATTGAGAGAGCTGGCGGCAGCAGCGATACCTCAGCTAGCGGCTCTGCTCGGTGATAGCTCTCCTGAGGTCCGCCGCCAGGTTATAGAGACACTTGGACTTATCGGGAAGCCGTCCGAGGGGATCGTACCCGCTCTCATTCGCGGACTGCGTGATGAGGATGTCCAAACCCGGTTCATGGCCGCACTTTCGCTGCTGCGCCTTAAGAGCGATGCGGCAGATGCCATCCCTGAACTGGCGGAAGCACTCGGGGATTCCAACCGGTACGTGCGCGGCCATGCCGCTGAGGCGCTGCGTTACATCGATAGTCCAGAAGCACGGGACATTTTGTTCCGCGAGCTGTTTAATCTCCGCTGGTGCTCGGATACAACCAAAGCAAGTACGTTCTAA
- a CDS encoding oligoendopeptidase F, producing MSKILTRAEVDAQSTWNLKDIFESHEEWEHELNALQQDLSTVTKYEGQLGEGADKLLACLLAQEELQGRLSRVGAFAYLHQSGDSINPEHQTNAAKARDLSSQVSSALSFIKSEIIALPEGMIEQYINEQPGLQDFERSLGLLLQTKPHRLTAETEKVLASFGEVLGAPYRIYERSKLADMTFPPTENGRGEEVPVSFALYENKYVESPDTDLRRNSFKAFSETLYKYRNTFAEAYSTEVKRQVIESRLRGYNSVTDMLLKPQQVTMDMNSNILDILQTELAPHMRKYAALKKRVLKLDEMTFADLKAPLDPDFNPAISFQEAGELIKEALSVLGPEYGEIVSDAFKNRWVDYADNAGKRTGAFCMSIHGVHSYILISWADNMRGAFTLAHEVGHAGHLMLGSKYQRITNSRPSLYFIEAPSTMNELLLADHLLARSNDPRMRRWVISQLLGTYFHNFVTHLLEGELQRRVYDLAMKDVPITAVKLCELKGDILSSFWGEDVVIDDNATLTWMRQPHYYMSLYPYTYAAGLTVSTAAAQLIREEGQPAVDRWLEVLKAGGSMSPLELIKLAGVDMSQPDPIRTAAAYVGSLIDELESLY from the coding sequence ATGTCGAAAATTTTAACCCGGGCAGAAGTGGATGCGCAATCAACTTGGAATTTGAAGGATATTTTTGAATCCCATGAGGAATGGGAACATGAACTGAACGCACTTCAACAGGATCTTTCCACTGTTACGAAGTATGAAGGACAACTCGGCGAAGGTGCAGATAAACTGCTGGCCTGTCTCCTTGCACAGGAAGAGCTGCAAGGCAGACTTAGCCGAGTAGGAGCCTTTGCCTATTTGCATCAATCGGGAGACAGCATCAACCCGGAACATCAGACCAATGCTGCGAAAGCTCGTGATCTGTCCTCGCAGGTCAGTTCAGCTCTTTCTTTTATCAAATCTGAAATTATCGCCCTTCCCGAAGGGATGATAGAGCAGTACATAAACGAGCAACCTGGACTTCAGGACTTTGAACGCAGTCTGGGATTGTTGCTGCAAACCAAGCCTCATAGGCTGACAGCCGAAACAGAAAAGGTGTTAGCTTCCTTTGGAGAGGTGCTAGGCGCACCTTACCGCATCTATGAACGCAGCAAACTGGCTGACATGACGTTCCCGCCAACAGAAAATGGACGAGGGGAAGAGGTTCCGGTTTCGTTTGCGCTTTATGAGAACAAATATGTGGAGTCTCCGGACACGGATCTGCGCCGCAATTCATTTAAAGCGTTCAGCGAGACTCTCTATAAATATCGTAATACATTTGCCGAGGCCTACAGTACGGAAGTAAAACGCCAAGTGATCGAATCGCGCTTGCGCGGATACAACTCGGTTACGGATATGCTTTTGAAGCCGCAGCAGGTCACTATGGATATGAACAGCAATATTTTGGATATTTTGCAGACAGAGCTTGCTCCTCATATGCGCAAATACGCCGCCCTCAAAAAACGGGTGCTGAAGTTAGACGAAATGACGTTCGCAGATCTGAAAGCTCCGCTTGACCCTGATTTCAATCCTGCAATTTCATTCCAGGAGGCAGGGGAACTAATCAAGGAAGCCCTTTCCGTTCTTGGACCAGAATATGGCGAGATTGTATCGGATGCCTTTAAAAACCGTTGGGTGGATTATGCAGATAACGCTGGGAAGCGGACCGGTGCGTTCTGCATGTCCATCCATGGCGTCCATTCTTATATTTTGATCAGCTGGGCAGACAACATGCGAGGCGCCTTTACGCTTGCCCATGAAGTGGGACATGCCGGTCATCTTATGTTAGGGAGCAAATACCAACGTATAACGAACTCCAGACCTTCCCTGTACTTTATCGAAGCTCCTTCGACTATGAACGAACTGCTCTTAGCGGATCACTTGTTGGCGCGCTCGAATGACCCTAGAATGCGCCGCTGGGTTATTTCTCAGTTGCTTGGTACTTATTTCCACAACTTTGTTACCCATTTGCTCGAAGGGGAGCTGCAACGCCGGGTATACGATCTTGCCATGAAAGATGTGCCTATTACAGCTGTGAAGCTATGCGAGTTAAAAGGAGACATCCTCTCCTCATTCTGGGGAGAAGATGTCGTTATCGATGACAATGCCACGCTGACTTGGATGCGTCAGCCGCATTATTATATGAGCCTTTATCCTTACACCTATGCGGCTGGACTTACAGTTTCAACTGCTGCAGCTCAGCTCATCCGGGAGGAAGGGCAGCCTGCTGTGGATCGCTGGCTCGAAGTATTAAAAGCCGGAGGCTCCATGAGCCCGCTTGAACTAATTAAGCTGGCCGGCGTAGACATGTCGCAACCTGATCCGATTCGTACTGCTGCCGCTTACGTAGGTTCACTTATCGATGAGCTAGAGAGCTTGTATTAA
- a CDS encoding Uncharacterized damage-inducible protein DinB (forms a four-helix bundle): MQKLFQYNWQVRRDWLEWCGSVDEQELLKPRIGGPGSILYTLFHIVDVEHSWIRGLQGKIETEMPPFEEYASVQELRDYSERCHAEIAPFIFAWNSGMENQILSDQNNEGEWENFKYGEIMRHVLAHEIHHIGQLSVWSRELGKRPITANLIRRGLFDH; the protein is encoded by the coding sequence ATGCAGAAACTATTTCAGTATAACTGGCAAGTACGCAGGGATTGGTTGGAATGGTGCGGTTCAGTGGACGAGCAAGAATTGCTCAAGCCACGTATAGGCGGCCCAGGCAGTATTCTTTATACGCTTTTTCACATTGTTGATGTCGAGCACAGCTGGATAAGGGGCTTACAAGGGAAAATAGAAACAGAAATGCCTCCATTCGAGGAATACGCCAGCGTGCAGGAGCTGAGAGACTACTCCGAACGTTGCCATGCGGAAATTGCTCCATTCATTTTTGCTTGGAATAGCGGTATGGAAAACCAGATTTTATCCGATCAGAATAATGAAGGTGAATGGGAGAACTTCAAATATGGGGAGATCATGCGACATGTTCTCGCTCATGAAATTCATCATATCGGCCAACTATCTGTATGGTCGCGAGAACTTGGCAAAAGGCCGATTACGGCAAACTTGATTCGTAGAG